In Helianthus annuus cultivar XRQ/B chromosome 3, HanXRQr2.0-SUNRISE, whole genome shotgun sequence, a single window of DNA contains:
- the LOC110931499 gene encoding uncharacterized protein LOC110931499 — MVSSHHHLSLLKGWVEDVSDEEVDDGQTGQNKSSSKIDKSTPVVTIPIPKVKEKGVDVNVAPYPEALLGPSMKVQTHKFAKKLDLTEKVRSIFSGELPPKLQDPGVPIISIQVGEFEMTRVPLDLGASVSILPGSLYDQYKFGPLQPANTTVVLADLTPKIPRGIVTDVIVKVEDFYYPVDFLVLDYVSLDRTKQPTVILGRQFLATSNAQMNCKSGTVDMTFGNCRLRLNIFSGLTNPLVKDECYMADIVDECIPLCDTGVDEENTIEECFMFDRLQMETNRSIDEEEKKLEILAPPTVELKVLPKHLKYAYVGEGNTLTVIIASNLTGEQEEKLMAVLITNRVAIGYLIEKKDAKPQLIRWVILLPEFDLEIRDTKGSENVVVDHLSHLMVEEGSS; from the exons ATGGTGTCGAGTCACCACCACCtcagtttgttgaaggggtgggtGGAAGATGTTAGTGATGAGGAGGTTGATGATGGTCAAACTGGTCAAAATAAAAGTTCCTCTAAAATTGACAAAAGTACCCCCGTTGTGACCATCCCCATCCCAAAAgttaaggaaaagggtgtggatgTTAATgtcgccccttatcccgaagctttGTTGGGACCATCTATGAAAGTG CAAACTCACAAGTTTGCTAAGAAACTTGATTTAACTGAAAAGGTGAGATCGATTTTTTCGGGTGAACTTCCACCAAAGTTGCAAGATCCAGGGGTGCCTATCATCTCTATCCAAGTTGGAGAATTTGAAATGACAAGGGTACCTTTGGATCTTGGGGCGAGTGTGAGTATCTTGCCGGGTAGTTTGTATGATCAATACAAATTTGGTCCTCTTCAACCGgcaaacaccaccgtggtgttggcCGACTTGACACCCAAAATACCTCGTGGGATAGTCACAGATGTAATTgtcaaggtcgaggacttttattatccggtggactttcttgtacttGATTATGTCTCTTTAGACCGAACCAAGCAACCAACGGTTATTCTTGGTCGACAATTTTTGGCAACATCGAATGCCCAAATGAATTGCAAATCGGGCACGGTTGACATGACTTTCGGTAACTGTCGGTTGCGGTTAAACATTTTTTCGGGATTGACGAATCCTCTAGTCAAAGATGAATGTTACATGGCGGACATCGTTgacgagtgtatacctctatgTGACACGGGTGTCGATGaggaaaacacaatagaggaATGTTTTATGTTTGACAGGTTGCAAATGGAGACAAATCGGAGCATTGACGAGGAGGAAAAGAAGTTGGAGATTCTGGCA CCTCCAACGGTGGAGTTGAAGGTGTTGCctaagcatctcaagtatgcttatgtgGGTGAGGGCAACACGCTCACGGTCATTATTGCATCAAACTTGACCGGGGAGCAAGAGGAGAAGTTGATGGCGGTGTTGATCACCAATAGGGTAGCTATTGG GTACCTCATTGAGAAGAAAGATGCTAAGCCGCAGTTGATTCGATGGGTTATTTTACTACCAGAATTTGATTTAGAAATAAGGGACACAAAGGGTAGTGAGAATGTGGTGGTTGACCACTTGTCCCATTTGATGGTAGAAGAGGGTTCTTCATGA